Genomic window (Sediminispirochaeta smaragdinae DSM 11293):
ACGACGCTCCCTGCCGAGATGCTTCTTGAAAGCTGGCTTCTGCTAAGGCCCCTGATCTCTGATCAGCGCCTGCTTTCGGCGGATAAACTACCAGGTTTTCTCGAGCGGTGGGAGCTCGCCTTGAAGCGGCTCCCGGATAATTCCATGCGCCGGAGCTGGCTGGATCATATGGCCCGGTACCTCGATCAATGTACCCGACTTGAGCAGGTCTTTGCCCTGGGGCGTCTGGCCGCCTGGATTCTGGGGCTGGCCGAACAGCGGCAAGCGGCCCTGGAGAGTGCTGATCTTCTACCTGAAAAGCTCATCGGTGAGCTTCTTCACATAGAGAAGAGTGGACTGAAAGAGGCCCGGGATAACCCCTGGTTTTTCAAAGGCTCCTTCATCAAGGGGCGTATCGGCGGTTTCGCCGGTTACGGAGGGCCCTTCCTTCAGCCACCTACATGTCGCAGGCTGGAAGGGGTTTCTTTGCCTGCCTCCAGCGGCCTTGTGGCCCATGACCGGAAAAATGGTTACCATCTCTTTGCCGATTCCTTCGGCTGCCGTCTGGTTTACGATCCCGCCCTCCTGACCCTGGCCCGGAATCTTCCCGAGGCGCATGAGACCGAGTGGCTCCTTGTCGACTGTCGGAAGGACAGTCACTACCTATGGGTCCGGAGGAAGGGGGCATGAACGGGAAAGAACTGTGCGAAGCCTGGGATGAACGGTGGGAAGAGGCCTTGGGGCTTTGGAGTCATCTGGTCATGATGCGTTCTCCCCACTGGTGTTTTTCTACGGAGGAGGCAAAGACCCAGGGACTGGAGGGCAGTTTTGCCATGATTCGTCTGAAGGATCACCGAGTCGTTCTCGATGCTTCACTCATCTCGTATTATCGCTTGGAAGACTTTCCTCTGGAAATACTCGCCCACGAAATCGGCCATCATGTCTATGTCCCGGCAAATCTTCAGGACAACGGGCGTTTGCTAAGCCTGGTGCGCAAGGCCCTGACGGAAAAAGAAAGCTATGCGCCCCAGTTTATGAACCTCTACGCCGATCATCTGATTAACTACCATCTTCAGAAACAGAAAGGCCTGGCCATGGCGGAAGTCTATCAACATATTTTGGCCAAGCAGAAGAAGGATGACACTTCTGCGGTGTGGAATCTGTACCTGGCCGTCTACGAGCGGCTTTTTTCTCTAAAACCCGGCACCCTGGCACGAGTTCCAGGCAAGAAAACAGAGTCCCAGAGGCTGGAACAGGATAGTGAAATAGGGGCTCAGATCATTCGATCCTATTGTGAAGATTGGCTCTCGGGAGCCTACACCTATGCTTCCCTCTATTACCCCTATCTGTGGGAAAAAGCCCAGGAGAGCGCTTCGATTACCCTCCTCCTTGATACCCTGCATGCCTCGGACGGGGCCTCCGGGGAGGGGGGAGACCTACAGAAGGTTTCTGCCGATGGGGTGGGTATGGTGTCCGATCACTCCATCTCCGGCGATGGAAGAACAGAAATCGGTTCACCTCAATCTGAGGGAGAAGGGCCGGCTCAGCGCTATACCTCGCCCTGTGAGTATTTGGATTACATGAGTCAGCTGGAACCGGGGAGCTTTGATTCCAACAAGGCGCTGGCCCGCTATTATACGCAGATTGCGTCCCCGTATATGATCCCATTTCCCATGGAAGTCATGCCGGAAAAAGAGGCTATCATCCCCGAAGGCCTAGAATCCTGGGATATCGGTGATAATCCCGGCGAGATCGACTGGTTTGGGACCCTCATCCGAAGCCCCGAGGTGGTACCGGGGATGACAACAGTTAAAAAGGTCTATGGATGGGATGATGACCAGAGCCCCGGGCAAAAGGTCCCGGACTTGTATATCGGTATCGATTGTTCCGGTTCCATGGGGAATCCTGCTCTGAAATTTAGCTGGCCCGTTCTTGCAGGGACCATCATTGCCCAATCGGCATTGCGGGCCGGGGCCAGGGTGAAGGTCGTTCTTTCCGGTGAGCCTGGTTCTTTCATGGAGACCCGCGATTTTGTAAAGAGTCGGCAGGAGGTCATGAATGTGCTGATTTCCTATCTTGGAACGGGTTTTGCTTTCGGAATTCCCCGTCTTGCCGATGATTTTTCCCGTCCCAGGAAGGAGCGGACCCATATTCTGCTTTTGACCGATGACGATATCTTTGCCATGCTGAACGACGGTCCCCATTATGATCAAAAGCACTCTACCTGGGAGGTCGCAGACAAGGCCCTTAAAAACGGTGGAGGCGGCGGCTCCTTGGTCCTCTATTCAGAACCCGAGTACCATGCGAAAGAGGCTGACCGCTTGAAAAAAGAGGGCTGGGACCTCTTCTACGTATCCAATGACGAGGAGTTGTCCCGTTTTGCCAAGGCCTTTGCCCGCAAAAAATTTGGAGCCAAGCGATGAGAGTTCCGCAAAACGGTGAGCAAACAGGGCCTCAACTGGAGGATCTGCTCCACCATCTTTCCGAATGCCCCGGTGTGTTTCTGGAAACGCCGCTGTTCGTCAGCTCTGCCTCCGAGGGCGGAGTCCATAGTTTGGCTCTGATTTTTGATCTGTTTCTGCTCCAGAATGTGAAGATCCCTATAGGCTTGAAAAGGAAGTTGGAAACATCCTGGGAAAGTCCCCAGTTATCTGAGCGCTGCTGGCGAGGGTGGCAGCTTCTGGCCTACCTCTTTTCCCACAGCTGGTTCTATGAGAAAAAGGTCCTGGCAAAGGGCTTTGCCCGTGGCCTTGATCATATGCACAAGCTTACCGATATTGTGGAGGCTTCCGCTTTTATCGCCAACCCGGCACGGCGGGAGGAACTCTGTCGGCTTGCACTATTTTGGTGCGGCCTCAGGCCGCAGGGAGAGAGCCCAGAGCAGGCCGAGGATCGGCTGAAGGCACTGGATACCCTTTTCAGGAAGGACATCGAAGCGAAAAGCAGCCGGAACAGGAGCAGGGCAGAGGAGATACGACGAAAAATCCAGGAAGCCAGGGCCAGGGAGGCGGCCAATACCTATGCAAGGGAATAAGACGATCCGTCCTGTTCTGGACGATTCAGAGCGATTCCCAGGACTTGAGGATTTGAGATGGGTCTACTACCTTAGGCAGCATCCGAAGGCGCCTCTGTACAATTTCAAATCGGGAGATCGTCTCGATTCAGACGGGGTGGAGCGGCTGCATGGCTACAAGAGGACGTTGCGGAAGCTCGGTGGTACCTCATCCCTCTCCTTTATACGGGCGTTCTACAAAGAGGCCCGTTCGGATGTTCCCGCCTACCGAAACTATCCGGCGGATTTTAACGATGCTCCTTCCATGAATCGTGACGACCTGCGCAAGGCCCCCTGGGACTATGTGAAAGATAGCGCTTCGTTGGAAAATATCCTCTGTTATGCCACCTCGGGAACCACAGGGGCGCCCCTCGAGGTTATCTTTGATGCCACATGTGCCTCTTCCTGGTTGCCCCAGGTGGAGTTGATGCTGGAGAAGGAGGGCCTCGGTCTGGAAAAGGGAGCAGGAACAACGGCTGTCGCCCTGATCTGCTATCAACTGGAGACCCTGACCTATGCCTCCGCTTCATCCTATTTAGAAGGCTCCGGTTTCATCAAGGTGAACCTCCATCCCAAACAGTGGAGAGCTCCCTCGGATGCAAGCGACTATCTTCTGGGCTTAGATCCGGGACTTTTGACGGGAGACCCTCTGGCCTTTTCCGCCCTCATGGAGCTTGAGATTCCCCTACGCCCCCGTGCCATGATCTCCAGTGCCATGACCCTGAGCGAGGGATTAGCCGTTAAGCTGGAAGAGTACTTTCATTGCCCCGTCTATGATGTCTACTCCATGACCGAATGCCGAAACATAGCCTTCAAGAGACGGGGAATCATGGAGAAGATGAGACCGGACCTCTATCTGGAAATCCTGGCCCCCGGAGAGGAGCGCGTTTTGGAAGAAGGAGCGTGGGGAGAGCTGGCGGTCAGCGGCGGCAACAACCCCTATCTTCCCCTGATCCGTTATCGGACGGGAGATTTTTGCCGTCTGAGAAACCAGAGGGGGCGGCAGTTTCTGGAAGATTTTCAGGGACGACTTCCCGTTCGTTTTCCCCTGCCTCACGGCGGTTGGATAAATACGATAGATTTTTCCCGGGCCCTGGCTCCCTTGGCCCTGGCCTCCTTTCAGATTGCCCAGCAAAGGGATTTTTCTCTGGTCGTTCGCTATGGTGGGAGGGGCAAGCTCTCCCGAGAGATCGGAAAGGCCATCGGGGGCGTTTTGGAACAATACGGTGCAGAAGATCTTCCCTTTATCTTTGGAGAACCTTTGCCGGAAATTTCTGGAAAGAAAATCTGTTCCTTTGTAACGGAGTTTGAGCGTTGAAAAAGGTCGGCTTGTGTTTGGGCAAATACGCTCCCTTCCATCGGGGCCACGGCCTTGTCATAGAGACGGCCCTGAGCGAAATGGATCTGGTTCTTGTGTTGATTTACAACAGTCATGTGACCTCCATTCCCCTGAAAAAACGGGCGGACTGGATTCGCCGCATCTATCCCGAGCGGGTCAAGGTGATAGAGGCCTACGACGGTCCGGAAGAGACCGGTTACAGCCCCGAGATCAAAAGCAAGCAGGAAGCTTATGTCTTGAAGAAGCTAACAGGGTGGCAGATTCACAGCTTCTATTCCTCGGAACCCTACGGGGAACATATGAGCCGGGCCTTGGGTTGTCGAAACCGTCAGGTTGATTGCCAGAGGCTGCAATTCCCCATATCGGCCACACTCCTGCGAGAGGATCCCTATACATACCGCCGTTTTCTCAGCCCCGAGGTCTACTTTGACCACGTAATCAAGGTCGTATTTCACGGAGCACCCAGTACGGGAAAAACCACCATTTCGGAGGCTCTGGCCCGGAAATTTCACACGGCCTGGATGCCTGAGTACGGTCGGGAATACTGGGAAAAACATGAAGTGGACCGAAGGCTAAGCCCCCGTCAGCTTCTGGAGATAGCCTGCGAACACAGAAAACGGGAACTGAGGGATGTGTATGAGGCAAGGGATTTCTATTTTATCGATACCTGTGCACTTTCCACCTACCACTTTGCCCTGGATTATCACGGTACGGCTCTTCCCGAGCTTTGCCGCCTGGCCGATGAGGCTGGAAGCCGCTACGATCTGCATATTCTTTGCGGCGATGATATTCCCTATGATGATACACCCGACCGTTCGGGTGAGGTGTATAGATCAAGATTTCAAAAGAGATTTGAAAAAGATCTTCAAAAACGGCAGATCCCCTACATTCTGCTTACCGGTTCCCTGGAAGAGCGGATAGAAAAGGTCTCCATACTTTTGAAGCATACCAAGGAGTTACATTCATGCTGAACTTTTTTTCCATCAACCATGTAGCCTTCACCGTTCTTCAGTATCCCATGAGCTATGTGGAGTTTCTGGGGACCATCTTTTATATATGGTCGGTCTGGCTTATTGCCCAGAAAAAGATGCTCACCTGGCCGGTCGGTATTGTATCGGTCATCCTGTATGCATTTCTTTTCTATCAGATTCGTCTCTATTCTGATTTTCTGGAGCAGCTCTACTACTTGGGGGCCAGTGTCTATGGATGGTGGTTTTGGGATAAAAAGAAAAAAGAGGATCAGGAGATCGCTGTCGTCCGCGGTACTCTAAAGAATAACATATTCTGGCTGGCTGGTATTCTCATTGTTTCGGGATTCACCGGCCTTTTGATGGGAAGAATCCATCTGATTCTTCCGAAAATCTTTCCCCAGCCGGCTGATTTTCCTTTCTGGGATGCCTTTACCACCATAAGCAGTTTTGCCGCCATGTTCCTTCTGGCCCGAAAACGATTTGAGAGTTGGCTTCTCTGGATTGTGGTTGACGTGATAGGAATCGTGCTCTATTACGTCAAGGGGGTGAAATTCCTTTCGCTGCTTTACGTCTTTCTGTTGCTTATCGCCCTTAAGGGCTTTTTAAGCTGGCGGTCCTCTTTGCATAGTGTTCCGAATCCTGGTGATAACCGGAGCACTGCCCATATAGGGAATGGGCAGTGATACTATGTGACCGGCTGATGCAAGACAAAAGCCGGGGCAAAAGAATCCCATAATCTTTGGGGTCCGGGGCGAAGGGCCCCGGAGAAGGGGGTGCGTCGAGATCACCGGGGGCTTCCCCCGGAAGCTCGGCGCAGGGGGAAGGCGTTCCCCCACCAAAAAAGAAAAAGTCTGAAGGTCGAAATTTATATGACAGGCAGGTATTCCTCTTCATTACCATGGGGCTGTTTCACGAGGATAGTGTTCCGAATCCTGGTGGTGATATGTTGTTTTTGCCGAAGAAAACCTTGATTTTCCTTTCTTGTCCAATTTTTTATACGTGTGTCTTTGTAAGGGCCGAATAGCAAAGGAATTATACTCTTTGCACCACCAATATTCCTAACACTAGTGGTTTATATTGACAAAAAAAAGAAATATGCGTTAGTATACTTTAACCGTATTAGTTAAGACTAATTAAATTCTAGAAACCTAATACAATGCTTGAAAGGAGTAAAGAATGGATACCACCGGTGGAACCGGCTTGATCATATATTCAAGTAAGACAGGTAATACACGTACGTTAGCCCGGGGCGTGGTTCAGGGACTTGGTATGCGGGTTAAACTGGCAGCAATAGAAGAAAATTTAGATGCTTTGTCCTTCTCTTGGGTGATTATCGGTTTTTGGGTTGATAGGGGAGATCTTGATGCCAAGGCACGTTCATATGTAGAAACACTTTCTGGATGTAAGGTTGGTCTTATTGGAACCCTTGGAGCCTATCCTGATTCGCCTCATGCCAAAGATGTCGAGAATCATGTACGGGATGTCATATCTGCGAGAAACAAATATCTGGGATGTTTTTTATGCCAGGGACGGATTGATCCGGCCCTGACAAGGAAGTTTGAGCAGCTGCCGCCGGATCATCCTCACGCTATGAATGAAGAACGCCGAAAGCGTCACACAGAGGCCGCATTCCATCCCAATGATGCAGATATTGCGGCTGCTACTGCAGCATGTGCGGAAATGATAAAGGCCGCAAGATAATCATGAAACATACAGCCTCCAGCAGGATGCGCTTACTCCTGTGGATACTCGCGATTGTCTTGGTGATACTGCTTCTTGTGGGTGTCGCTTCCGGGAGTGTCCGGATTCCTCTGCGGACCGTCATCTCCGTGCTTACCGGTCATGCCGAAGCTGATGCCAATGCCACGATTATTTTAGGAATACGTCTACCCCGCTTACTTATGGCAATTTTGGTGGGGATGATGCTCTCTACGGCGGGAACGGTGGCACAGGCGGTGTTCCGGAATCCTTTGGCGGACCCCTACATTATCGGTATTAGCGCGGGTGCCGTAGCAGGTGCAATCCTTGCGTTCTTTTTGGGATTGCCCGATGTCTATTACGGGATTTTTGCTTTCTTTACCGCACTGGCCACGGCGTTTCTTATTTTTCGTCTGGCAGGACGAAAAGGAAAAGCCGACACGGCTATGCTTCTCATTGTAGGAATAGCCGTGTCGTCGTTCTTGAGTGCCTTAACCTCCTTTGTCATGTATTCGGCTGGCGAGGATTCATACCGAGTGATGGTGTGGACCATGGGGTACTTGGGGGCGGCTACATGGGGCCGGGTAGGGCTACTGGTAGTGCCGCTTATCGCGTCGTCAGCCTACTTCCTCTATCTTCGACAGGATATTGATGCCTTGCTGATGGGGGACGAAGAGGCGTATTCGCTTGGCATCGATGTCGGCAAGCTTAAGCGACGGTTATTACTGGTTACCAGCTTGATAGTCTCTTTTTCGGTGGCATTTACCGGTATGATTGGTTTTGTGGGACTCATTGTGCCCCATGCCATACGGCTCATTATCGGAAATGGCCACGCTCGTCTTTTACCTCTTGCGGCATTTTCCGGCGGTGTCTTCTTGCTTTTTGCCGATACCCTGGCTCGTACACTACTTGCGCCGACAGAGATTCCTATCGGTGTGGTAACGGCTTTTTTCGGGGCCCCGTTCTTTCTGGTTTTAGCCGTTCGGGCTGGTCGAGGAGGCGCAGTATGAGTCTATGTGCGGAACATATCCATTTTTCCTACCGGGATAAGACGGTTCTTGCCGGTGTCGACTTTACATTGCAACAGGGAGAGGTCTTTGGTTTGTTGGGCCCCAACGGATCGGGAAAATCGACCTGTCTGAAAACTGTATTGGGGTATCTCAAACCCTCCTCTGGTCGGATCGTTTTTGCAAGGTTCGGTTCTTTGCCGTACGGTTTGCTGGTTGGTAAAGAGGTTGCCCGGCGGGTTGCCTTTGTACCGCAGCAGACTGCATTGCATTCGGCAATTACCGTTTTCGAAGCGATTCTTATGGGACGCTTGCCACATCTTGCCGATCGCTGGAGCGGTTACGGGGCGGAAGACAAAAAGAGCGTTCGTGAGGTGGTAGAGGCCTTGGGCCTGTGCGACTTAGTGGACCGAAATGTGACCTGTCTCTCAGGGGGCGAGTTGCAAAAGGTCATTATTGCCCGCTGCCTTGTACAGGAGAGCGATATTCTCCTGCTGGACGAAGCTACGGCAGGTCTCGACTTAAATCACGCTGTAGAAATCATGGAGTTTATGCGACGAAAAGCGAAGGAAGAGTCGAAAAGCATCGTCGCAGTACTTCACGATGTGAATCTCGCTTCTCAGTACTGCGATCGTATAGCGCTACTCAAAAAAGGCTGTTTACGCTACATCGGTACTCCTGAAGAGGTTATAAGCGAAACGGTACTGGAAGAGATCTACGGTATTCGGGCGAAGATCGGCTACGATGATGGCGGCAAGCCTTTCGTTTTGCCGCGGCGGATAGAAACTGCTGAAAGAGAGGTTGCCAATGTTTGCTGAACGTTATCGCTCACACCATGATGCAGAGGCAAAATTAGCTTCTATTTTGGGACTGTATGCACATTCGCGTTCCGGAACAGTGGACTGGGAGGATGTGGAGCGGCCTCTCTACTCTGCGCCACCGTCTGGGAGACGCTGTATCTATATCCATATCCCATACTGCGATACAATTTGTGAATTTTGCAATCTTAATCGTACCGCTCGGGGACATACCGATTTAGATGCGTATACAAAGTATCTAATAAAGGAGATCGAGTGGTATGCCCGATATCCGTACATCAGGGATGGTCAGTTCGACGCCATATATTTTGGCGGCGGCACGCCCACTATTTTACAGACTGAGCAGCTTAGCCTGGTACTTCGAGCCTTACGCGACTCTTTTCACTTGTCAGAGGATTGTGAAATAACATTGGAATCGACACTTCATAATCTGCCGGCTGAAAAAAGTGCCCGCCTCCAGCAGGAGGGGGTGAACCGTTTGAGCCTTGGTGTTCAAACCTTTTCGTCCCGTGGAAGATCATTTCTCGGCAGAACAGGGGATGCAGAATATGCTATCGCTCGACTGCGAGCGATCCGGCAGCTCTTTTCTGGTGTCCTTGGAATAGACATTATCTACAGCTACTTCGATCAGAGTCTGGAGGAGGTCGCTCATGATGCTTCTCTTTGTTCTGATTTGTCCCTTGACGGTGCGAGTTTTTATTCTCTCATGATTCACGACGGTTCTTCCTTGGGGCAGCGTATTGCGAAAGGTGAAATTCCCTTTGGCCGGAGCCTGGAAGATGATCGACAACGGCATAATCGTTTTTATGAGGATATGCATGCGGGTGGATACGAAATGCTGGAGCTCTCCAAGCTTGTTCGTCCCGGCCGTGATGAATATCGGTACATACGAATTCGATATGAGAATGGTGATGTTCTTCCCATTGGAGCAGGGGCGGGCGGGCAGTTGGCTGGATACCGTATCTATTCCATGGCACAGGGCCGCCGCTTTGCTTCGAAGATAGAACCTGCTTATGCACAATACCACCGCGTGTTAGGCCATTTACAGTTTGGTTGCTACGACCTTACAACCCTCTCGGAGGAATTAGGGCCGGATTCGTATGCTCCTTTGCGGGAACGAATGGACTATTTTGTCCGCAATGGGATGCTGGTACCGGAAACGGATGATCTGTATACGTTAACCGCCGATGGAATTTTCTGGGGAAATAATATTGCGGTGGACATATTGAAAGCGGCGATAGATGGGACGAAAGAACATCACTAGGCTTTCGCCTCTCGGCGAAAGCGGTGCTGGACACAGAAAAGGAGAAATATTATGCGAAAGATAGCATATCTTGTTGCCGTTATCCTCGCTTTTGCAGGATGCGGAAATGAAAAGTCCTCTCATACGGATGCTGCATCTTCAGCTTCATCGGCAGATACCGGAAAGCAGCTCGCATCCGTTACCATAGATGAAGCGACGGGGCGTGCACGTGATGCATATGGTCATACCATCGAGGTTCGTCCATATCAAAGAATGGTAGTAGCTTCGCTGGGAGCCGTAGAAACACTGTATCTTATTGGGGGCGAAGATGCCATGGTTGCTATAGCAACCAGTCGTGGGGGTGTCTGGCCCGAAGAGAAGACAGCCTTGCTTCCTAGTGTAGGAAATGTGGCTCGTCCAAGTTTTGAGACGATTATATCCTTTGATCCCGATATCGTTATTCTCAGCGCCATGTCTTTGGATATCGCCGAAAGCCTGTCTGGGCGCGGTATCCCCGTATTCATTCACGACGCCACGTCAATCGAAGATATTTTCGCTTCCGTAGAGCTTTTGGGCGATCTTTCGGCTAAAGAATCGGCAGCAGAGGCCTTGATAGCCGAAAAACGGGCTCGCCTGGCGGAAGTGGCGTCTGCGGTTGCCAAGCGGACGGTGCGGCTAAAAGGTGCATTTCTCTATTCAGCCAATCCCGTCATGGGCTTTACCAACGAATCGCTTCCTGGCGAGATACTGAATCTCCTAGGGGTAACGAATATAGCCGTGGGGCTAAGCGGGAAGCGTCCTATTATCTCATCTGAGCTCCTCATATCCGAAAATCCCGATTTTCTTTTTATCTCCATGTCGATTGAGAACCCCGAAGACTTGCTTAGGGCAGAATCTGCCGTCGCAAGAACTCGTGCAGGGAGAGAAGGCCACATCAGCACGATTCCTTCTTCTTTGATTCTGCGCCCCTCTCCACGTATTGTGGACGGAATTTCGACGCTCCAAGAAATTCTTGCGGAGATTCCTCCTGCCCCGGAAGAGGGATGAGGAGCTTGTGATGTTTTTGGAAACCTTTCACCATATTGTTGCATTCATTCAACTGGGAGGTATCCTCAACTGGATTCTTGTCGGGCTATATCTGGTTGTTCTTGTGCTTGCAGTGGATCGTTGTGCTTACTTTATTCGCACAGGATACCAGCGTAATCGTCTTGTTGCCGGTATCGATTCGGCTTTTTTTGCATCCATATCGGATAATGGCACCGACGGCCAAACGCCGGCTTTCCCTTGGCCTAAACATTACGCTAAAAGTCAGCCGGTGCGCATGATTGCCCTTGTACTCGAAGATCGACGGTCGACGAAAGAGGCTTTGGACGAGGCCGTGGATCGTGAAGGTTCGGCCATACGGAGGGAGATGGATCGTGGCTTAGAGGCTCTTTCGGTCATCGGTAACATTGCTCCTCTAATGGGTTTACTTGGCACGGTGACGGGGCTTATGAGGGCTTTTCATCGCATCGAATCCCTCGGCGGTACCGTCGATATTGCCGCTTTTTCCGGTGGTATCTGGGAGGCAATGATCACGACAGCCATCGGATTAATCGTGGCTATTCCGGCAGTAGTTTTTTGCAGAGTCTTCGAAAAGATTGTAGAACGTCGTGGTGAAGATATGGGGTATGTCGTTTCTCTCGTATCGGAAAGCTTGCATGAGGGGACTGTGGAAAACCCTCGGGCGGGGCAAAGCCGGGAGAGTGCATAATGAAAACCTTTGGTGCCGTTCGATCTCGCCAAAGCGGCTTGAATATGACATCCCTTATCGATGTAGTTTTTATTCTTCTTATTTTTTTCATGATTGGATCAAGGTTTGAGAAGCCTGCGATTTCTCTTACCCTTCCAAACGCAACGACGGGAGAACGGGTGGAGCGTCAAATAATTACCGTCTCCATAGATTCCGAGGGGAATTTGTATGTAGAGGGGAAACCCATTGAACCGGCAGCCCTGGAGCTGTTTATTGCACCGTTGGCGACGGCCGATCCCGAGTTAACGGCATCTTTGGAATGCGACGGGGCAGTCCCTTTTGCAAAGGTGACGAAGATTCTGGATTCTTTGAAGCGGGCAGGAATTCTCAATGTGGCGGTTCGGCACGAGTTCCCTCGCTGATCGCCTTACCCCTATCGCACTCTGTGCGGCGGTGATCTTTGTTCACGGGCTTATTTGGGGAAGCCTTGATTTTTCTTTTGAAGCGGCTCAAAAAGAACCTGAGCCCATGACTGTTCGTTTTACCAGCCTCGAGGGGCTGGATGCTACGCCTGCGGGCAATGAGCTTGTCCCCCTTGAAGGTGATCCTGTGGTAGTGCCGAAGCCTCAGGAAACTCGTATAGAGGAGCCTTCCATGCCTGACGTTGCAGCATCGGAGATAGAGGAGTCCCCCATGACTGAGGTGCTTGAGACCGAAGTAAAGCCGGTTGAAAGCCCCCAGAGGATCTCGGCGAAAGCTCCGGAGACTGCCCGGCACGTTCGAGAGGAGGCAAGCCCGGCTGAGGCCGCTTCCGTAGCTACCGTTTCAAAAAGTGAAGTCGGTGCTTCTTCAGCTCTCGGCAGGGACGGCGGGTCGGCTTACGGTGAAAGCCTGTCCCTCGATTATCGTGCCATCATTCTCCGCCAGTTGGAAGGACGGAAGGTTTATCCAGCGGCGGCTCGAAAACGGGGAATAATAGGCCCTGTAACCCTTTGTTTTTCTGTTGCTCCCGATGGAACAGTATCTGAACTTTCCGTAGAGGTAGCCTCACATCGATTTTTACGGCAGGCCGCTCTGGAATCTGTACGAAAGGCAGCGCCCTTTTCTTTTCCTGAGCGTCCTTCTGGAAAGATCGATATGCAGGTAACGCTTGAATATCGGTTGGAAGAGTAAAATGAGGAGGACTTTATGCGATATCCATCGGCGTTGGTATACGCCATAATTTTCAGCGTTGTGGGGTCTCTTTCTGTCTTTGCACAGGAGGAAACAAAAGATGAACCTGCCGTTATTGTCGTAACAGGCGCGAAGGCAGCACAGGATATTGAGGAGACCGTCGAAGCGGTAGAAGTCGTTACGGCTGAAGAGATACAGGAAATGGGGGCAAAAAACGTCAAGGAAGTTATGGAGAACATCCCTGGTGTTATTATCTATAATCATCCTGTTTCGACGCTTATGATGCAAGGCTTTGCACCGGAGTATGTGAAGATCCTTGTCAACGGCATCGAGATAGCAGGAGACGTCGGCGGAGCCACCCCTATAGCTCAATTATCCGCTTCCGAAATCGAGCGTATAGAGATTGTCCGGGGTGCGTCGTCGGTGCTCTATGGATCAGATGCCATGGGCGGTGTCATTAATATTATTACCAAGAAAGCGGAGAAAGAGAAAATTTCCGCTTCTGTGGCTCAGGAGATTGCATCAAACTTACGGTACTACGGGGAAGGTGCCGTATCGTATGCACATGATCTTTTTGCCCTCTCGGTGATGGGCTCCTTTGACTACGACGATGGTAAGTCTG
Coding sequences:
- a CDS encoding ABC transporter ATP-binding protein, which translates into the protein MSLCAEHIHFSYRDKTVLAGVDFTLQQGEVFGLLGPNGSGKSTCLKTVLGYLKPSSGRIVFARFGSLPYGLLVGKEVARRVAFVPQQTALHSAITVFEAILMGRLPHLADRWSGYGAEDKKSVREVVEALGLCDLVDRNVTCLSGGELQKVIIARCLVQESDILLLDEATAGLDLNHAVEIMEFMRRKAKEESKSIVAVLHDVNLASQYCDRIALLKKGCLRYIGTPEEVISETVLEEIYGIRAKIGYDDGGKPFVLPRRIETAEREVANVC
- a CDS encoding phenylacetate--CoA ligase family protein; the encoded protein is MQGNKTIRPVLDDSERFPGLEDLRWVYYLRQHPKAPLYNFKSGDRLDSDGVERLHGYKRTLRKLGGTSSLSFIRAFYKEARSDVPAYRNYPADFNDAPSMNRDDLRKAPWDYVKDSASLENILCYATSGTTGAPLEVIFDATCASSWLPQVELMLEKEGLGLEKGAGTTAVALICYQLETLTYASASSYLEGSGFIKVNLHPKQWRAPSDASDYLLGLDPGLLTGDPLAFSALMELEIPLRPRAMISSAMTLSEGLAVKLEEYFHCPVYDVYSMTECRNIAFKRRGIMEKMRPDLYLEILAPGEERVLEEGAWGELAVSGGNNPYLPLIRYRTGDFCRLRNQRGRQFLEDFQGRLPVRFPLPHGGWINTIDFSRALAPLALASFQIAQQRDFSLVVRYGGRGKLSREIGKAIGGVLEQYGAEDLPFIFGEPLPEISGKKICSFVTEFER
- a CDS encoding AAA family ATPase; the protein is MKKVGLCLGKYAPFHRGHGLVIETALSEMDLVLVLIYNSHVTSIPLKKRADWIRRIYPERVKVIEAYDGPEETGYSPEIKSKQEAYVLKKLTGWQIHSFYSSEPYGEHMSRALGCRNRQVDCQRLQFPISATLLREDPYTYRRFLSPEVYFDHVIKVVFHGAPSTGKTTISEALARKFHTAWMPEYGREYWEKHEVDRRLSPRQLLEIACEHRKRELRDVYEARDFYFIDTCALSTYHFALDYHGTALPELCRLADEAGSRYDLHILCGDDIPYDDTPDRSGEVYRSRFQKRFEKDLQKRQIPYILLTGSLEERIEKVSILLKHTKELHSC
- the pnuC gene encoding nicotinamide riboside transporter PnuC, encoding MLNFFSINHVAFTVLQYPMSYVEFLGTIFYIWSVWLIAQKKMLTWPVGIVSVILYAFLFYQIRLYSDFLEQLYYLGASVYGWWFWDKKKKEDQEIAVVRGTLKNNIFWLAGILIVSGFTGLLMGRIHLILPKIFPQPADFPFWDAFTTISSFAAMFLLARKRFESWLLWIVVDVIGIVLYYVKGVKFLSLLYVFLLLIALKGFLSWRSSLHSVPNPGDNRSTAHIGNGQ
- a CDS encoding FecCD family ABC transporter permease → MKHTASSRMRLLLWILAIVLVILLLVGVASGSVRIPLRTVISVLTGHAEADANATIILGIRLPRLLMAILVGMMLSTAGTVAQAVFRNPLADPYIIGISAGAVAGAILAFFLGLPDVYYGIFAFFTALATAFLIFRLAGRKGKADTAMLLIVGIAVSSFLSALTSFVMYSAGEDSYRVMVWTMGYLGAATWGRVGLLVVPLIASSAYFLYLRQDIDALLMGDEEAYSLGIDVGKLKRRLLLVTSLIVSFSVAFTGMIGFVGLIVPHAIRLIIGNGHARLLPLAAFSGGVFLLFADTLARTLLAPTEIPIGVVTAFFGAPFFLVLAVRAGRGGAV
- a CDS encoding flavodoxin family protein — its product is MDTTGGTGLIIYSSKTGNTRTLARGVVQGLGMRVKLAAIEENLDALSFSWVIIGFWVDRGDLDAKARSYVETLSGCKVGLIGTLGAYPDSPHAKDVENHVRDVISARNKYLGCFLCQGRIDPALTRKFEQLPPDHPHAMNEERRKRHTEAAFHPNDADIAAATAACAEMIKAAR